Part of the Pseudobdellovibrionaceae bacterium genome is shown below.
CACATACGACGTATTTGATGAAGGTCGGCACATTGAGCCGGGAGCACTAAAAAACAACATTTTTCGCTTTAAGGGTCACAAAGTTTTGGTGACTGTTTGTGAAGACATCTGGGCCTGGCCGCTCAAAAAGCATCACGGATCAAATTACGCAAAAAATCCAATTAAAGAAATGAGATCGCGGGACGTAGATCTTGTCATTAACCTTAGTGCCTCGCCGTTTACGGATAAGAAGCTAAAATCAAGACGATTTGTGACAAAGAAAACGGCAGAGCACCTGAAAGCACCGCTGATTTATGTAAATTTGGTGGGCGCACAGGATGAAATTATTTTTGATGGAGGCAGTTTTGTTACCGAGCCCAAGGGCGGGGTATCGTTGCAATTGCCCCGTTTTGAAGAAAGCTATGCTGTATACGATACAAAATTGAAGACTCAATCACACCTGCACAAGGTAGACTCCAATGTGAATGAACTTAGGCGCAAGGCCATCGTATTGGGAATCAAAGACTTTGCAGCAAAGGTGGGCCTACAAAAAGCACACCTCGGCCTTAGCGGTGGGATTGACTCGGCGGTAGTGGCCTGTTTAGCCGCCGAGGCTTTGGGCCCAGAAAATGTCACAGCAGTGGCAATGCCAGGCCCATATAGCACCGGTGAAAGCTTGCGTTTGGCAAAGGAGCTTGCCGACAATCTAAAGATGAAAATCTTTGAAGTGGGAATCGATCATTCATACAAGAACATTCTAGGAGATCTCAAGAATTGGATGCCCACAGATTCAATCACTGTGGCTCACGAGAACCTTCAGGCTCGACTTCGAATGGTGGTGTTGATGTCTTTTAGCAATGTGCACGGTAGCTTGTTGCTAAATACCAGTAACAAAAGTGAAATGGCTACGGGCTACTCGACGTTGTATGGGGATATGTCTGGTGGCTTATCGCCCATTGGTGATTTGCTAAAAACAGAAGTTTACGAGTTGGCACGGTATTACAATCAGTTGGGTTCTTTTATACCTGAATCGATCATATCGAGACCGCCATCAGCAGAGTTGCGACCCAACCAAACAGATCAGGATTCGCTTCCGCCTTATAGTGAACTAGACCCCGCAGTTGAAAAACTGGTGGAAAACTACCGATCACCGAAGTCGACTTTGGATCATCGCGTGTTGCAACTAATGATGAAAAGTGAATTCAAACGGTGGCAAGCACCGCCAATATTAAAAGTGTCCGATCATGCCTTTGGTCGGGGCCGACGTCTGCCGTTGGCCCATAAAGCCTGGTATTGATTCAATTACAAAAGGGCTAGTTGTTTAGGC
Proteins encoded:
- a CDS encoding NAD+ synthase; amino-acid sequence: MRVALAQMNSTLGDFAGNRDKMLSLCHKAILDECDLIVFPEASLFGYHPVDLLERPSIVKEQLKELKAFQQKMPKGLVALVGAITINPKQDGKPYFNSAVLMERGKKPKVFAKQLLPTYDVFDEGRHIEPGALKNNIFRFKGHKVLVTVCEDIWAWPLKKHHGSNYAKNPIKEMRSRDVDLVINLSASPFTDKKLKSRRFVTKKTAEHLKAPLIYVNLVGAQDEIIFDGGSFVTEPKGGVSLQLPRFEESYAVYDTKLKTQSHLHKVDSNVNELRRKAIVLGIKDFAAKVGLQKAHLGLSGGIDSAVVACLAAEALGPENVTAVAMPGPYSTGESLRLAKELADNLKMKIFEVGIDHSYKNILGDLKNWMPTDSITVAHENLQARLRMVVLMSFSNVHGSLLLNTSNKSEMATGYSTLYGDMSGGLSPIGDLLKTEVYELARYYNQLGSFIPESIISRPPSAELRPNQTDQDSLPPYSELDPAVEKLVENYRSPKSTLDHRVLQLMMKSEFKRWQAPPILKVSDHAFGRGRRLPLAHKAWY